One Pseudomonas sp. HOU2 genomic window carries:
- the yacG gene encoding DNA gyrase inhibitor YacG translates to MSPTTVECPTCGAPVEFTPENKFRPFCSDRCKLIDLGAWASEEHKIPVAPDAEDEMFSGDFDPRH, encoded by the coding sequence ATGAGCCCTACAACCGTCGAATGCCCAACCTGCGGCGCCCCCGTGGAATTCACCCCAGAGAACAAATTCCGCCCGTTCTGCTCCGATCGCTGCAAGCTGATCGACCTCGGCGCCTGGGCGTCCGAAGAGCACAAGATTCCGGTCGCCCCGGATGCCGAAGACGAAATGTTCTCCGGCGATTTCGACCCGCGTCACTGA
- a CDS encoding MOSC domain-containing protein, with protein sequence MTPLQQLIADVPQTGRVRWIGVRPESRGPMIELDAVEAGLEAGLTGDHARPGVRNARQVTLIQFEHLAVISALMGRPEDQPVRPEDLRRNLVISGINLFSLKGRRFRIGQAIFETTGWCQPCARLQNNLGPGTFQAVRGHGGITARVLQSGIIRLDDGVSVEPVPASGYAAFNPG encoded by the coding sequence GTGACGCCGCTGCAGCAGTTGATCGCCGACGTGCCGCAGACCGGCCGCGTACGCTGGATCGGCGTGCGTCCGGAGTCTCGCGGGCCGATGATCGAGCTTGACGCCGTCGAGGCGGGGCTCGAAGCGGGATTGACCGGCGATCACGCCCGACCGGGTGTACGCAACGCGCGGCAAGTGACGTTGATTCAGTTCGAACACTTGGCGGTCATCAGCGCGTTGATGGGCCGGCCTGAAGATCAACCCGTGAGGCCTGAAGACCTGCGGCGAAATCTGGTCATCAGCGGTATCAATCTGTTTAGTCTCAAGGGTCGGCGCTTTCGCATCGGTCAGGCAATATTCGAGACCACCGGCTGGTGTCAGCCCTGCGCGCGCCTGCAAAACAACCTTGGCCCCGGCACCTTTCAAGCGGTGCGCGGGCATGGCGGAATAACCGCGCGGGTGTTACAAAGCGGGATCATTCGCCTCGACGACGGTGTTTCGGTCGAACCGGTTCCGGCCAGTGGCTATGCTGCATTCA
- a CDS encoding energy-coupling factor ABC transporter permease, translated as MIGAELLSSTSLTLGWLIYLPVLLWAVVRAPWVELFSDSRRQHLLFGTVFALFLLWLVRRDFDTGVSYHFIGMTAVTLLLDWPLAIVGGLIAQLGLVLLGRQDLAAVGVNGTLLILLPVLITEGVAILVERAQPRNPFVYIFCSGFFAAALSALLCLTLSLGLLWYDGLFAMPEWLEDFIGYLWLLIFPEAFINGMVISALVVFSPEWLETFNRTRYLSAPWKDDDPKS; from the coding sequence ATGATCGGTGCAGAACTGCTGTCCTCGACAAGCCTGACACTCGGCTGGCTGATTTACCTGCCGGTGCTGCTGTGGGCGGTTGTCCGCGCGCCGTGGGTCGAATTGTTTAGTGACAGTCGTCGTCAGCATTTGCTGTTCGGCACGGTGTTCGCCTTGTTTCTGCTGTGGCTGGTGCGCAGGGATTTCGACACCGGGGTTTCCTATCACTTCATCGGCATGACCGCCGTGACGCTGCTGCTGGACTGGCCACTGGCGATTGTCGGCGGGCTGATTGCGCAGCTCGGTCTGGTGTTGCTCGGGCGTCAGGATCTGGCGGCGGTCGGGGTCAACGGGACGTTGCTGATCCTGTTGCCAGTGCTGATCACCGAGGGTGTGGCGATCCTCGTCGAGCGCGCGCAGCCGCGTAATCCGTTCGTGTATATCTTCTGTTCCGGTTTTTTCGCCGCAGCGTTGTCGGCGTTGTTGTGTCTGACCCTGAGCCTGGGCCTGCTCTGGTACGACGGCCTGTTCGCCATGCCGGAATGGCTGGAAGATTTCATCGGTTATCTGTGGCTGCTGATTTTTCCCGAAGCGTTCATCAACGGCATGGTGATCAGCGCGCTGGTGGTGTTCAGTCCCGAGTGGCTGGAAACCTTCAACCGCACCCGCTACCTTTCGGCGCCGTGGAAGGACGACGATCCCAAGTCTTGA
- a CDS encoding type II secretion system F family protein, translating into MAVKAAKISIYAWEGTDRKGSKVTGELSGQNPALIKAQLRKQGINPGKVRKKSTSLLSLGKRIKAQDIALFTRQMATMMKAGVPLLQSFDIIGEGFDNPAMRKLVDEVKQEVAAGNSFAAALRKKPQYFDELYCNLVDAGEQSGALDTLLERVATYKEKSEALKAKIKKALTYPSAVVLVAMVVTGILLVKVVPQFQSVFSGFGAELPAFTLMVISISEFMQQWWWAVLGALIAAVFGIRHALKKSQALRDRKDTWLLKLPLVGTLMYKSAVARFARTLSTTFAAGVPLVEALDSVAGATGNVVFKRAVLRIRQDVATGMQLNFSMRSTGVFPNMAVQMTAIGEESGALDDMLDKVAGFYEEEVDNMVDNLTSLMEPFVMVVLGVIVGGLVVAMYLPIFQLGSAI; encoded by the coding sequence ATGGCGGTCAAGGCAGCGAAAATCAGTATCTACGCCTGGGAAGGCACGGATCGCAAAGGCAGCAAGGTCACGGGCGAGCTGAGCGGGCAGAACCCCGCGCTGATCAAGGCCCAACTGCGCAAGCAAGGAATCAATCCAGGCAAGGTACGGAAGAAATCCACCTCCCTGCTCAGCCTCGGCAAACGCATCAAGGCCCAAGACATCGCCCTGTTCACCCGGCAGATGGCAACCATGATGAAAGCCGGCGTACCGCTGCTGCAGTCGTTCGACATCATTGGCGAAGGCTTCGACAACCCGGCGATGCGCAAACTGGTAGACGAGGTGAAGCAGGAAGTGGCCGCCGGAAACAGCTTCGCCGCCGCACTGCGCAAGAAACCGCAGTATTTCGATGAGCTGTATTGCAACCTGGTGGATGCTGGCGAGCAATCCGGCGCCCTCGATACGTTGCTCGAACGGGTCGCGACCTATAAGGAAAAAAGCGAAGCGCTCAAGGCCAAGATCAAGAAAGCCCTGACCTATCCCAGCGCGGTGGTGCTGGTGGCAATGGTCGTCACCGGGATTCTGCTGGTAAAAGTGGTGCCGCAGTTTCAGTCGGTATTTTCCGGTTTCGGTGCTGAACTGCCGGCCTTTACCCTGATGGTAATCAGTATCTCGGAGTTCATGCAGCAATGGTGGTGGGCGGTGCTTGGAGCACTGATTGCAGCGGTGTTCGGCATCCGTCATGCGCTGAAGAAATCCCAGGCCCTGCGCGACCGCAAAGACACCTGGCTGCTGAAACTGCCGCTGGTGGGGACGCTGATGTACAAGTCGGCGGTGGCGCGATTCGCTCGCACCCTGTCGACCACTTTTGCCGCTGGCGTACCGCTGGTGGAGGCACTGGACTCAGTGGCAGGTGCCACCGGCAACGTGGTGTTCAAACGCGCGGTGCTGCGTATCCGCCAGGACGTCGCCACCGGCATGCAGCTGAATTTCTCGATGCGCAGCACCGGCGTCTTCCCCAACATGGCGGTGCAGATGACCGCCATCGGTGAGGAGTCGGGTGCGCTGGACGACATGCTCGACAAGGTCGCCGGTTTTTATGAAGAGGAAGTGGATAACATGGTCGACAACCTCACCAGCCTGATGGAGCCGTTCGTCATGGTGGTGCTCGGGGTCATCGTCGGCGGGCTGGTCGTGGCCATGTACCTGCCGATCTTCCAACTCGGCTCAGCGATCTGA
- the coaE gene encoding dephospho-CoA kinase (Dephospho-CoA kinase (CoaE) performs the final step in coenzyme A biosynthesis.), giving the protein MNTPVEKPWILGLTGGIGSGKSAAAQHFIDLGIHVVDADHAARWVVEPGRPALAKIAEHFGPGVLQADGTLDRAALRKLIFEVPEERRWLEALLHPLIAEEIAHHLALAKSPYAILVSPLLIESGQYAMTQRILVIDAPQQLQIERTLQRDQTSEQQVQAILKAQSSREDRVSRADDVVVNDRDLAWLHSEVERLHHFYLTLSGGQS; this is encoded by the coding sequence ATGAATACCCCTGTGGAAAAACCCTGGATTCTCGGCCTGACCGGCGGCATCGGCAGCGGTAAAAGCGCCGCGGCCCAGCACTTCATCGATCTCGGGATCCATGTGGTCGACGCCGACCACGCGGCGCGCTGGGTGGTCGAGCCGGGGCGTCCGGCACTGGCGAAAATTGCCGAACACTTCGGCCCCGGCGTCCTGCAGGCCGATGGCACTCTGGACCGTGCGGCCCTGCGCAAACTGATCTTTGAAGTGCCGGAGGAACGCCGCTGGCTCGAAGCTCTGCTGCATCCATTGATCGCCGAGGAAATCGCTCACCATCTGGCGCTGGCAAAATCGCCTTATGCGATTCTGGTGTCGCCGCTGCTGATCGAATCCGGGCAATACGCGATGACCCAGCGCATCCTGGTGATCGACGCCCCGCAACAACTGCAGATCGAACGCACCTTGCAGCGCGACCAGACCAGCGAACAGCAGGTCCAGGCGATCCTCAAGGCCCAGTCGAGCCGCGAAGACCGCGTGAGCCGTGCCGACGATGTGGTGGTCAACGACCGCGACCTCGCCTGGCTGCACAGCGAAGTCGAGCGCCTGCATCACTTTTACCTGACTTTATCCGGAGGCCAGTCATGA
- the pilB gene encoding type IV-A pilus assembly ATPase PilB has protein sequence MNDIALSGLAKQLVQAELLTEKSAQQAWQQAQRNRLSLVSYLVQNKLVKSSQVAEIASEHFGMAFMDLNCLDKETQPKGLVSEKLVRQHHALPLWRRGNKLFVGISDPSNHQAINDIQFSTGLSTEAILVEDDKLTDAIEKFFDTHASGLEDMADVDLDGVDVESVDDSRQDAIGGLDADDAPVVRFVHKMLLDAIKSGSSDLHFEPYEKNFRVRVRTDGILREVAKPPIQLAGRIAARLKVMASLDISERRKPQDGRIKMRLSKTKSIDFRVNTLPTLWGEKVVIRILDPSSAQIGIDALGYEPAQKELYMAALKQPQGMILVTGPTGSGKTVSLYTGLNILNTVDINISTAEDPVEINMEGINQVNVNPKQGLDFAQALRSFLRQDPDVIMVGEIRDLETAEIAIKAAQTGHLVLSTLHTNSAAETLTRLHNMGIPGFNIATSVSLIIAQRLARKLCSHCKKPIEIPRETLIREGFPPEQIGSFTIYEPVGCDHCNGGYKGRVGIYEVVKNTPELQRLIMAEGNSLEIDSQMRRDGFDDLRTSGLHKAMQGITSLEEINRVTKD, from the coding sequence ATGAATGACATCGCTCTGAGCGGTCTGGCCAAGCAATTGGTACAGGCCGAACTGCTTACGGAAAAAAGCGCCCAGCAGGCCTGGCAACAGGCGCAGCGCAATCGGCTGTCGCTGGTCAGCTACCTGGTGCAGAACAAACTGGTGAAGAGCTCACAGGTGGCCGAGATCGCTTCCGAGCATTTCGGCATGGCCTTCATGGACCTCAATTGCCTCGACAAGGAAACCCAGCCCAAAGGCCTGGTCAGTGAAAAACTGGTGCGCCAGCACCACGCCCTGCCCTTGTGGCGTCGTGGCAACAAACTGTTCGTGGGCATTTCCGACCCGAGCAATCATCAGGCGATCAATGACATTCAGTTCAGCACCGGGCTGAGCACCGAAGCCATTCTGGTGGAGGACGACAAGCTCACTGATGCCATCGAGAAATTCTTCGACACTCACGCCAGTGGTCTCGAAGACATGGCCGACGTCGATCTCGACGGCGTGGATGTCGAGTCCGTCGACGACAGCCGCCAGGACGCCATTGGCGGCCTCGACGCCGACGACGCGCCGGTCGTGCGCTTCGTGCACAAGATGCTGCTCGACGCGATCAAGAGTGGCTCGTCGGACTTGCACTTCGAACCCTACGAAAAAAACTTCAGGGTGCGGGTGCGCACCGACGGCATCCTGCGCGAGGTGGCCAAACCGCCGATCCAGTTGGCCGGACGAATCGCCGCACGCCTGAAAGTCATGGCCAGCCTGGACATCTCGGAACGCCGCAAACCCCAGGACGGACGGATCAAGATGCGCCTGTCGAAGACCAAGTCGATCGACTTCCGGGTCAACACCTTGCCGACCCTGTGGGGTGAGAAAGTGGTGATCCGGATCCTCGATCCGTCCAGCGCGCAGATCGGCATCGATGCATTGGGTTACGAGCCGGCGCAGAAAGAGCTGTACATGGCAGCACTCAAGCAGCCGCAGGGCATGATTCTGGTAACCGGGCCTACGGGCTCGGGGAAAACCGTGTCGCTGTACACCGGCCTGAATATTCTCAACACCGTCGACATCAACATTTCCACCGCCGAAGATCCGGTGGAAATCAACATGGAAGGCATCAACCAGGTCAACGTCAATCCGAAACAGGGGCTGGATTTTGCTCAGGCTCTGCGTTCGTTTCTGCGGCAGGACCCGGACGTGATCATGGTCGGCGAGATCCGTGACCTGGAAACCGCCGAAATCGCGATCAAGGCCGCGCAGACCGGCCACCTGGTGCTGTCCACGCTGCACACCAACAGCGCCGCCGAAACCCTGACCCGTCTGCACAACATGGGCATTCCCGGGTTCAACATCGCCACCTCGGTCAGCCTGATCATCGCCCAGCGCCTGGCGCGCAAGCTGTGCAGCCACTGCAAGAAACCGATCGAGATCCCTCGCGAGACATTGATCAGGGAGGGTTTCCCGCCGGAACAGATCGGCAGTTTCACGATCTATGAGCCGGTCGGTTGCGATCACTGTAACGGCGGCTACAAGGGCCGCGTGGGGATTTACGAAGTGGTGAAGAACACCCCCGAGCTGCAACGGCTGATCATGGCCGAAGGCAACTCGTTGGAAATCGACAGCCAGATGCGTCGCGACGGCTTCGACGACCTGCGCACCTCGGGCCTGCACAAGGCCATGCAAGGCATCACCAGCCTGGAAGAAATCAACCGGGTCACCAAGGACTGA
- a CDS encoding A24 family peptidase gives MPIDQLFSLYPLAFVLTALLLGLVVGSFLNVLVWRLPKMLERDWRQQAQDVLGLPSETPLPTYNLMLPHSECPRCGHRIRAWENIPLLSYLLLRGRCSACAAPISKRYPLTELACGLLSAFVAWHMGFGWPAGLLIVLTWGLLAMSLIDTEHQLLPDVLVLPLLWLGLIVNSFGLFVSLHAALWGAVAGYMALWSVFWLFKLLTGKDGIGHGDFKLLALLGAWGGWQILPLTILLSSLVGAIVGVILLRLREQKTSTPMPFGPYLAIAGWIALLWGGQITDFYWQFVGLK, from the coding sequence ATGCCTATCGACCAACTTTTCAGTCTGTATCCGCTGGCCTTCGTACTCACCGCCCTGCTGCTGGGTCTGGTGGTCGGCAGTTTTCTCAACGTGCTGGTCTGGCGTCTGCCGAAAATGCTCGAGCGCGACTGGCGCCAGCAGGCCCAAGACGTCCTCGGCCTGCCGAGCGAAACCCCACTGCCGACCTACAACCTGATGCTGCCGCACTCCGAATGCCCGCGCTGCGGTCACCGGATTCGGGCGTGGGAAAACATTCCGCTGCTCAGTTATCTGTTGCTGCGCGGACGCTGTTCGGCGTGTGCCGCACCGATCAGCAAACGTTATCCCCTGACCGAACTGGCCTGCGGCCTGCTCTCGGCATTTGTCGCGTGGCATATGGGTTTCGGCTGGCCGGCCGGTCTGTTGATCGTCCTCACCTGGGGGCTGCTGGCGATGAGCCTGATCGACACCGAACATCAGCTGCTGCCCGATGTGCTGGTGTTGCCGTTGTTGTGGCTGGGGCTGATCGTCAACAGCTTCGGGCTGTTTGTCTCGCTGCACGCGGCGCTGTGGGGCGCGGTGGCCGGCTACATGGCGCTGTGGTCGGTGTTCTGGCTGTTCAAGCTGCTGACCGGCAAGGACGGCATCGGCCACGGCGATTTCAAGCTGCTGGCACTGCTCGGCGCCTGGGGTGGCTGGCAGATTCTGCCGCTGACGATTCTGCTGTCGTCGCTGGTGGGGGCGATTGTCGGGGTGATTCTGTTGCGTCTGCGTGAGCAGAAAACCTCGACGCCGATGCCCTTCGGGCCGTATCTGGCAATTGCCGGCTGGATTGCCTTGCTCTGGGGTGGTCAAATAACCGACTTCTATTGGCAGTTTGTCGGTTTGAAATGA
- a CDS encoding pilin, whose product MKKQQGFTLIELLIVVAIIGILATIALPQYSKYQARSKVTAGLAEISAMKVPFEDTINQGTAPDINAVNGGTATTSNCTVSVTGTAATGAGSISCTLLNAPGPVLGKTITLTRSGAATGNTSGVWTCATTVNADYSPKGCTASGT is encoded by the coding sequence ATGAAAAAACAACAAGGTTTCACTCTGATCGAGCTGCTGATCGTCGTCGCGATCATCGGCATCCTGGCAACCATCGCCTTGCCGCAGTATTCGAAGTATCAGGCGCGGTCAAAAGTGACCGCGGGGCTGGCGGAGATCAGTGCGATGAAGGTGCCGTTCGAGGACACCATCAATCAAGGTACCGCTCCGGATATAAACGCTGTGAATGGCGGTACAGCCACCACCTCCAACTGTACGGTCTCGGTTACAGGCACAGCGGCGACGGGGGCGGGCAGCATCAGCTGTACGCTGCTCAACGCTCCGGGTCCGGTACTGGGCAAAACCATCACGCTCACTCGTTCGGGCGCTGCTACGGGTAATACCTCTGGCGTGTGGACCTGTGCCACTACTGTTAACGCGGATTATTCGCCAAAAGGCTGTACCGCCAGCGGTACTTGA
- a CDS encoding DUF1780 domain-containing protein produces the protein MDDSDYLRLLTIAAEQANAFLSNARKWERERWVCQRLLQGLNIPYRADEFAPAGEPPDVLFRDANFEVFFVLDEGRRLNDEWRDELQRRRSAFSLSQLVRREAKPRRIPANEFLLRLAPTLRKKAHNYKERGMDLGELDIIAFASLKREVLDLNSHFPPPTEYLRQGWRSLSLVGPTFARVLFAHPDAPDFLRSNLGRSIVFDVGISL, from the coding sequence ATGGATGACTCAGATTATTTACGCCTGCTGACCATTGCGGCCGAGCAAGCCAACGCGTTCCTGTCCAATGCCCGCAAATGGGAGCGTGAGCGTTGGGTCTGCCAGCGCCTGCTGCAAGGCTTGAACATCCCTTACCGCGCTGATGAGTTCGCCCCCGCCGGCGAACCGCCGGACGTGCTGTTTCGTGATGCCAATTTCGAAGTGTTCTTCGTTCTCGATGAAGGTCGCCGGCTCAACGACGAATGGCGCGACGAACTGCAGCGCCGGCGCAGTGCGTTTTCCCTCAGCCAGTTGGTGCGCCGTGAAGCCAAGCCACGGCGGATTCCGGCCAATGAGTTCCTGTTGCGACTGGCGCCGACCTTGCGTAAAAAAGCGCACAACTACAAGGAACGCGGCATGGATCTGGGCGAACTGGACATCATCGCCTTCGCCAGTCTCAAGCGCGAGGTGCTGGACCTCAACAGCCACTTTCCACCGCCCACCGAGTACTTGCGTCAGGGCTGGCGCTCGCTGTCACTGGTCGGGCCGACGTTCGCCCGGGTGCTGTTCGCCCATCCCGATGCGCCGGACTTTCTGCGCAGCAACCTCGGTCGCAGCATCGTCTTCGATGTCGGGATCAGCCTGTGA
- a CDS encoding BON domain-containing protein — MKKFAITAAAATALTLTMASGAFAQTTQATQAPMTLAAGEMTKAKEATSDTWITTKVKSDLVTEKGIPGTDIKVETNKGVVSLSSDVAVTEAQKTTAVNITKKIKGVKAVSADGLKAE; from the coding sequence ATGAAGAAGTTCGCTATCACTGCCGCTGCTGCTACCGCGCTGACCCTGACCATGGCTTCCGGTGCCTTTGCACAAACCACCCAGGCTACTCAGGCTCCAATGACTCTGGCTGCTGGTGAAATGACCAAGGCTAAAGAAGCTACTTCCGATACCTGGATCACTACCAAAGTCAAAAGCGACCTGGTAACCGAAAAAGGCATTCCTGGTACCGACATCAAAGTCGAAACCAACAAAGGTGTGGTTTCCCTGTCTTCTGACGTCGCTGTCACCGAAGCTCAGAAAACCACCGCGGTGAACATCACCAAGAAAATCAAAGGCGTCAAAGCGGTTTCCGCTGACGGCCTGAAAGCCGAGTAA